In Microcoleus sp. FACHB-831, one genomic interval encodes:
- a CDS encoding type IV pilin-like G/H family protein, which produces MRKFKFTGVLLVIGAMVCSCQADAKRLENSKRSLLTEEESDSQSLSAQNYAYYSTIAKQILGQWRSTGASDYMTLIFTPEGKLFVLNSSNTAGGTSYKIHPTGQPRYLDLSDNGLTERLNFQFTDKGQLRIEFPRNEVKLFDKISDEARLPPNTSVFGLLENSRRMGKESEPRTYVGVMAKGQQAAFTEYSRFVYTNSEMGVGINSETANYSYKIVVIDPRRVVQLVGVSKQDDLRSYTSIVYVVKTSSGENTTEVISCRSNQPSKKLPSRPQIVNDTTVECPSGYSRW; this is translated from the coding sequence ATGAGAAAATTCAAGTTTACAGGTGTTTTACTGGTAATAGGAGCGATGGTGTGCAGTTGTCAGGCTGATGCAAAAAGATTGGAGAATAGTAAGCGATCGCTCCTAACAGAAGAAGAATCAGATTCTCAATCACTAAGCGCACAAAATTATGCCTACTATTCAACAATTGCTAAACAAATATTAGGTCAATGGCGTTCCACAGGAGCAAGCGATTACATGACGCTAATTTTTACGCCAGAGGGTAAATTATTTGTGTTGAATTCCTCAAATACAGCAGGAGGAACCAGCTATAAGATTCACCCAACTGGTCAACCACGATATCTAGATCTATCAGATAATGGTTTAACTGAGAGGTTAAATTTTCAATTCACGGATAAGGGTCAGTTACGCATAGAATTCCCGCGCAACGAGGTAAAATTGTTCGACAAGATATCTGATGAAGCAAGGCTACCTCCTAATACCAGCGTGTTTGGGCTTCTGGAAAACTCTAGGAGAATGGGTAAAGAGTCAGAACCCAGAACTTATGTTGGTGTAATGGCCAAAGGGCAACAAGCTGCTTTTACGGAATACTCTCGTTTTGTGTACACAAACTCCGAAATGGGAGTAGGTATAAATTCTGAAACAGCGAACTATTCATATAAAATCGTTGTGATTGACCCTAGACGTGTAGTTCAATTAGTAGGGGTGTCTAAACAAGATGATTTGAGAAGCTATACAAGTATAGTGTATGTAGTCAAGACATCTTCTGGTGAAAACACCACAGAGGTTATATCTTGTCGAAGCAATCAACCCTCAAAAAAGCTTCCATCTAGACCGCAGATTGTTAATGATACAACTGTAGAATGTCCTTCTGGTTATTCGCGTTGGTAA
- a CDS encoding DUF427 domain-containing protein, which yields MNSSRIAPGPGQESVWDYPRPPRVEESPKHIQIVFNGITIVDTRNARRVLETSHPPVYYIPQSDIKMEYLVHTSGGSFCEWKGSAIYYSVVAGDKQAPNVAWSYPNPTPAFELIKDCIAFYPQMMDACYVDGEQVEPQPGGFYGGWITKDIVGPFKGGPGTWGW from the coding sequence ATGAATAGCAGCCGCATTGCCCCAGGCCCAGGTCAGGAGTCAGTATGGGATTATCCGCGTCCGCCCCGCGTGGAGGAATCGCCCAAGCACATCCAGATCGTCTTCAATGGCATCACAATTGTAGATACTCGCAACGCACGGCGAGTCCTAGAAACCAGTCACCCGCCCGTTTACTATATTCCTCAGAGCGATATCAAGATGGAATATTTGGTGCATACAAGCGGTGGGTCGTTTTGCGAGTGGAAAGGTAGCGCTATTTACTACAGCGTCGTCGCAGGGGACAAACAAGCGCCCAACGTTGCTTGGTCTTATCCCAACCCCACACCAGCCTTCGAGTTAATAAAAGACTGCATAGCCTTTTATCCCCAGATGATGGATGCGTGCTATGTCGATGGGGAACAAGTGGAACCGCAGCCTGGGGGTTTCTACGGCGGCTGGATTACCAAGGATATTGTGGGGCCGTTTAAGGGTGGGCCTGGGACTTGGGGCTGGTAA
- a CDS encoding DUF4864 domain-containing protein: protein MKINNSDRNAIRSVIERQLEAFQKDDAGGAFAFATPGIQMQFKTAENFMRMVKTAYQAIYRPRSVMFEELKIVDGALTQTVLLLAPNGTLMRALYLMEKQSGYIWKINGCYLVPIEEQTM, encoded by the coding sequence ATGAAAATTAACAATAGCGATCGCAATGCAATCCGTTCTGTAATCGAACGCCAACTCGAAGCATTTCAAAAAGACGATGCTGGAGGTGCTTTTGCTTTTGCAACTCCGGGAATTCAGATGCAATTTAAAACCGCTGAAAATTTTATGCGAATGGTGAAAACTGCTTACCAAGCAATTTACCGTCCCCGTTCTGTAATGTTTGAGGAGCTAAAAATAGTCGATGGAGCGCTAACTCAAACAGTGCTGCTACTTGCTCCGAATGGGACTTTGATGAGGGCACTTTATTTAATGGAAAAACAATCTGGCTATATTTGGAAGATTAATGGATGTTATCTGGTTCCTATAGAAGAGCAAACCATGTAA
- a CDS encoding GAF domain-containing sensor histidine kinase, protein MQQQSYKQDSLINRIVQAMRETLVLDDVLQTTVNLLHETLQVSRCLIFQPDPNNQMRVRHVSEATEKGRSLMGIYCDFYEYYHQMLMQAEPVVIARIDANIPRELQELARSCEIRSLLIMPLLYHESYLGGISLNQCDREREWTDTEITLVRAIATQCAIAIHQAQLFNQVQQQATRERLLNQIGRSLNSSLDPDSILQEIVKLAGECFGVDRVTIFAIKAEHTEIVKEWRANEQVISVVGYRVPLIEHRDLLDPTSNYSFHRVVHAPKTSLMAYTAERQMQVQQAQMLSMLRVPIFIRGELFGGISLQTTTTYRTFTQDEIQFLERIADQAAIALYNAQSYELLEQLVRERTRELEQEKIISESANRAKSEFLTTMSHELRTPLTGILGFSRLLLEQIFGPLNEKQLQYMANINSCGEHLLALINDLLDLSKIEAGREELFLEILSVEDISSAALQVVAERAYEGGLQLSMEIAPNVTVCVADQRRLKQILVNLLSNAVKFTPIGSVTLKVNQTEDTVHFSVIDTGIGIAEADLANLFQPFRQLDSGLNRKYEGSGLGLALSCKLAKLHGGNITVESELGRGSCFTLHLPIQPPTESEMSLNSLT, encoded by the coding sequence ATGCAGCAACAAAGCTACAAACAGGATAGTCTCATTAACCGCATCGTTCAGGCAATGCGAGAAACTTTAGTATTGGATGACGTGTTACAAACGACTGTAAATCTACTACACGAAACTTTGCAAGTAAGTCGGTGTCTGATTTTCCAGCCCGATCCAAACAATCAAATGAGGGTGCGCCACGTATCGGAAGCTACAGAGAAAGGGCGCAGTCTGATGGGTATTTATTGCGACTTCTATGAGTACTACCATCAGATGCTAATGCAGGCTGAACCAGTGGTAATCGCCCGAATAGACGCCAATATTCCACGCGAACTGCAAGAACTGGCTAGGTCTTGTGAGATTCGTTCGCTGTTGATTATGCCCTTGTTGTATCACGAGTCTTATCTAGGTGGAATTAGCCTCAATCAGTGCGATCGCGAGCGCGAGTGGACAGACACTGAAATAACACTCGTTAGAGCGATCGCTACTCAGTGCGCGATCGCCATTCATCAAGCACAATTGTTTAACCAAGTTCAACAACAAGCAACGCGAGAGCGATTGCTCAATCAGATCGGTCGTTCGCTAAATTCGAGCCTCGATCCAGACTCTATCTTGCAGGAAATTGTCAAGCTCGCAGGGGAATGCTTTGGGGTCGATCGGGTAACTATATTTGCCATAAAAGCAGAGCATACCGAGATTGTAAAGGAATGGAGAGCCAACGAACAAGTTATTTCTGTGGTAGGCTACCGAGTTCCTTTAATAGAACACCGAGATCTATTAGATCCCACCTCTAATTATTCTTTTCATCGAGTTGTCCATGCTCCTAAAACCAGCTTAATGGCTTATACTGCGGAGCGACAGATGCAGGTTCAGCAGGCGCAAATGCTTTCAATGCTAAGAGTGCCGATTTTTATTCGCGGTGAGTTATTCGGTGGTATATCGTTGCAAACTACAACCACTTATCGGACTTTCACACAAGACGAGATTCAATTCTTAGAAAGAATAGCCGACCAAGCAGCGATCGCCCTCTACAATGCCCAGAGCTACGAACTCCTAGAACAACTGGTGAGAGAGCGAACTAGGGAACTAGAACAGGAAAAAATTATCTCCGAAAGCGCTAATCGGGCAAAAAGCGAATTTTTAACCACGATGAGCCACGAACTTCGCACTCCTTTGACTGGTATTTTGGGGTTTTCTCGCCTGCTTTTGGAACAAATTTTTGGACCTCTCAATGAAAAACAATTACAATACATGGCTAATATCAATTCCTGTGGAGAACATCTGCTGGCATTGATAAACGATTTGCTAGATTTGTCTAAAATTGAAGCAGGTCGAGAAGAATTATTCCTCGAAATATTATCAGTTGAGGATATAAGTTCCGCAGCCCTCCAAGTAGTCGCAGAGCGAGCTTATGAAGGTGGTTTGCAATTATCAATGGAGATTGCCCCAAACGTAACTGTCTGCGTAGCTGACCAACGGCGTTTGAAGCAGATTTTGGTCAACCTCTTATCTAACGCGGTTAAATTTACCCCCATAGGTTCTGTAACGCTAAAAGTAAACCAAACAGAAGACACAGTTCACTTTTCTGTAATTGATACGGGAATTGGCATTGCAGAGGCAGATTTAGCCAACCTCTTTCAACCGTTTCGACAGCTTGATAGCGGTCTGAATCGAAAATACGAGGGAAGTGGTCTGGGGTTGGCTCTATCGTGCAAACTAGCAAAGCTACATGGGGGCAATATTACGGTAGAGTCAGAATTAGGGCGCGGTAGTTGCTTTACTTTGCATTTGCCGATACAGCCTCCAACGGAATCAGAAATGTCTTTAAATTCGCTAACCTAA
- a CDS encoding DUF692 domain-containing protein — protein sequence MLSHLPTLGVGLGFREPFRSDLFLNRGGVDFLEIVAEHYLDAPPQKEQELELLAAHFPLIPHAINLSLGSAEGLDADYLGKLAALIKQLNPPWWSEHICFTRAGGVDIGHLSPLPYTREAVEVVCRNIEQARRLIDVPLILENITYMLTVPGGEMTEAQFLAEVVERSDCGLLLDVTNLHINGVNHNYDVHTFLSQLPLERVVQLHFVGGHWHDGVLIDSHSHSTPVEVWKLMDEVLASVPVKGIVLERDENLPPFAEISAEVERARKIGRCHGRWV from the coding sequence ATGCTGTCTCATCTACCGACATTAGGTGTAGGTCTAGGTTTTAGGGAACCGTTCCGCAGCGACTTGTTTCTGAATCGGGGGGGGGTTGATTTTCTAGAAATCGTCGCCGAACATTACCTAGATGCACCACCCCAAAAGGAGCAAGAGTTAGAACTGCTAGCTGCCCACTTCCCACTTATCCCGCATGCGATTAATCTTTCGCTAGGCAGTGCAGAAGGTTTGGACGCGGATTATTTAGGCAAACTGGCAGCACTAATTAAGCAACTGAATCCACCTTGGTGGAGCGAACATATCTGTTTTACAAGAGCGGGTGGTGTAGATATCGGGCATCTTTCACCGCTACCTTATACACGCGAGGCGGTGGAAGTGGTTTGCCGCAATATTGAGCAAGCGCGTCGCTTGATAGACGTGCCGCTGATTCTGGAGAACATCACCTATATGCTGACTGTTCCAGGTGGCGAGATGACAGAAGCCCAGTTTCTCGCGGAAGTGGTGGAGCGTTCTGATTGCGGGTTGCTGCTGGATGTCACGAATCTCCATATTAATGGAGTTAACCACAACTATGACGTTCATACTTTCTTATCGCAATTGCCATTAGAGCGCGTCGTCCAGTTGCATTTTGTCGGCGGACATTGGCATGATGGCGTACTTATCGACAGTCATTCACACTCGACGCCTGTAGAGGTGTGGAAACTTATGGATGAAGTATTAGCCAGCGTTCCAGTTAAAGGCATAGTGCTAGAACGTGATGAAAACTTGCCACCTTTTGCAGAAATTTCAGCGGAAGTGGAACGCGCACGCAAGATTGGGAGGTGTCATGGAAGATGGGTTTAG
- the larE gene encoding ATP-dependent sacrificial sulfur transferase LarE, with product MINRKLEQLKTLFAEMEQALIAYSGGVDSTLVAKIAYDVLGDRALAVTAISPSLLPEELEDARIQAAQIGIAHKVVQTNEMDNPNYTSNPVNRCYFCKSELHDTLKPLAVQFGYPYVVDGVNADDLKDYRPGIQAAKERGARSPLAELGITKAEVRQLSQQLDLPWWDKPAQPCLSSRFPYGEEITVAKLQRVGRAEIYLRKLGLKNLRVRSEGDTARIELSPEQIKEFVLTTDLATLVSAFQEFGFIYVTLDLEGYRSGKLNQVLPQIVKV from the coding sequence ATGATAAATCGTAAACTCGAACAACTAAAAACCTTATTTGCAGAAATGGAGCAAGCTTTGATTGCTTACTCTGGAGGCGTCGATAGCACTTTAGTCGCTAAGATTGCTTACGATGTACTAGGCGATCGCGCTTTAGCTGTAACTGCTATTTCTCCCTCTCTTTTGCCAGAAGAACTGGAAGACGCACGCATCCAAGCAGCTCAAATTGGTATTGCTCATAAGGTTGTCCAAACTAACGAAATGGATAACCCTAATTACACTTCTAACCCCGTGAATCGCTGCTATTTCTGCAAAAGCGAACTGCACGACACTCTCAAACCTTTGGCTGTTCAATTCGGTTATCCTTATGTCGTGGATGGGGTAAATGCTGATGATTTAAAAGATTATCGACCGGGAATTCAAGCCGCAAAAGAAAGAGGTGCGCGATCGCCTCTCGCAGAATTAGGCATTACTAAAGCTGAAGTGCGCCAACTTTCTCAGCAGCTAGATTTACCTTGGTGGGATAAACCCGCGCAACCCTGTCTTAGTTCTCGCTTCCCCTACGGCGAAGAAATTACAGTAGCTAAATTGCAACGAGTAGGTAGAGCAGAAATTTATCTGCGTAAGTTGGGTTTGAAAAATCTCCGCGTGCGTTCTGAAGGTGACACTGCCAGAATTGAGTTATCGCCAGAACAGATAAAAGAGTTTGTCTTAACTACAGATTTAGCAACTTTAGTTTCAGCATTTCAAGAGTTTGGCTTTATCTACGTGACGTTAGATTTAGAAGGCTATCGCAGTGGTAAGCTAAACCAAGTTTTGCCGCAGATAGTTAAAGTTTAA
- a CDS encoding ion transporter yields MLLRQKIAFYLEDMETPVGRTINLVITALVLVSSAIFVAETYPLPDYVRINLDIIDFALVLLFAYEYLLRLWCAPDKVKYLFSLYSVIDLLAIVPVFLGIVDISFIRIFRWFRILRLIRFIEGRTLLGRIILEDSVISARILFTLFAIIFVYSGLIYQVEHPVNPKGFRTFLDAFYFSVVTMTTVGFGDVTPTSELGRLLTVLMILTGIALIPWQLGNLIKRLVKNSDRVETLCSTCGLSSHDADARFCKICGNKLEKLAVVRE; encoded by the coding sequence ATGTTGCTGCGACAAAAGATTGCTTTTTATCTAGAAGACATGGAAACGCCAGTAGGCAGAACTATTAATTTAGTAATTACTGCCCTGGTGCTTGTATCTTCAGCAATATTTGTTGCAGAAACATACCCTCTACCAGATTACGTTCGTATTAATCTCGATATTATAGATTTTGCCCTGGTGCTACTTTTTGCTTACGAGTATTTATTGCGTCTTTGGTGTGCGCCTGATAAAGTAAAATATTTATTTAGTTTATATTCAGTAATCGATTTGCTGGCAATAGTACCAGTTTTTTTAGGAATTGTAGATATAAGTTTTATTCGGATATTCCGCTGGTTTCGGATTTTGCGGCTAATCCGTTTTATCGAGGGAAGAACTTTACTGGGTCGCATCATTTTGGAAGATAGCGTAATTTCAGCCAGAATATTATTTACTTTATTTGCAATTATCTTTGTTTATTCAGGCTTAATTTATCAAGTCGAGCATCCGGTAAACCCTAAAGGATTTCGTACTTTTTTAGACGCCTTTTATTTCTCTGTAGTAACGATGACTACAGTAGGATTTGGCGACGTAACGCCGACTTCAGAATTGGGGAGGCTGCTGACAGTATTAATGATTTTAACGGGAATTGCTCTTATACCCTGGCAGTTGGGTAATTTAATTAAGAGATTGGTGAAGAACAGCGATCGCGTAGAAACGCTTTGTTCTACTTGTGGGTTGTCATCCCACGATGCAGATGCTAGGTTTTGCAAAATCTGCGGCAATAAATTGGAAAAATTAGCTGTTGTTAGGGAATAG
- a CDS encoding ABC transporter permease subunit, producing MSLPRIWAIALNVFREVIRDRILYIIGFFAILQLAAMPLLREVAAATENKMFVDFGLACITILSVLVAVFVGTGLINKEIEKRTVLVLIPKPLSRSEFIIGKHLGLSAVLGVLLAAMTIIYFIGLSLAKITYPTGSILISILYLFIELSLLTGVALLFGVFTSSLLATLLTLAIYLAGHLSPDIVKLGEVSKNETIQNITQSLYLVLPDLSRLDLKNQAVYGVLPPPMTLFAHAGYGLIYTVLLIAIAIVIFSRREF from the coding sequence GTGAGTCTGCCTAGAATTTGGGCGATCGCACTAAATGTGTTTCGGGAAGTAATTCGCGATCGCATTCTCTACATAATCGGCTTTTTTGCCATTTTGCAGCTTGCAGCAATGCCATTGCTGCGAGAAGTAGCTGCTGCTACAGAAAACAAAATGTTTGTTGATTTCGGTCTAGCTTGCATCACCATTCTCAGCGTTCTCGTTGCAGTGTTTGTTGGTACAGGACTAATTAACAAAGAAATAGAAAAGCGCACGGTATTAGTCTTAATTCCTAAACCGCTCTCTCGCTCTGAATTTATCATCGGCAAGCATCTAGGATTATCAGCAGTCTTAGGCGTCCTGCTTGCCGCCATGACGATAATTTATTTTATTGGCCTGAGTTTAGCGAAGATTACTTACCCAACGGGAAGCATTCTGATTTCTATACTTTACCTATTCATCGAGCTGTCTTTGCTGACAGGGGTAGCGCTACTTTTTGGAGTTTTTACCAGTTCCTTACTAGCGACGTTGCTCACCTTGGCAATTTATTTGGCAGGGCATCTAAGTCCTGATATTGTTAAGTTGGGCGAAGTAAGTAAAAATGAGACAATTCAAAACATAACTCAAAGTCTTTATTTAGTCTTACCAGACTTATCTAGACTAGATTTAAAAAATCAAGCGGTTTATGGCGTTTTACCACCGCCGATGACGCTATTCGCTCATGCGGGGTATGGCTTAATCTACACAGTCTTACTCATAGCGATCGCTATCGTTATCTTTTCCAGGCGTGAATTTTAA
- a CDS encoding TIGR04222 domain-containing membrane protein, which produces MDKLLICILAFLAVVVISNPIANPIANMYGPDFLLFYAFVIGITLVICWCNVRYLDAPTNLALPLIPTKPDPYEIAYLRGGENEVTRLAIFDLIQRGYLQIAGDYIEKAPDQPHPSNLTAIERDVFSWFSSPRKARDIFQLSLPLSVKQHCTIYEQRLHNEKLLLPDELKRIAERVHWIGILIILGLGGYKLLIALVNGRFNVVFLIIMGFISLVLLGIISNPPRLSHRGRAYLERLQQTFAGLKGQVSSVTTNNPNSTDLSLVLPVAVFGVGMLAGTPYGDFEQMFHRSTTTSSGTGCGGSCGGGDGGGDGGGGGCGGGCGGCGGGCGG; this is translated from the coding sequence ATGGATAAATTGCTAATATGCATCTTGGCTTTCTTGGCGGTCGTGGTAATAAGCAACCCCATAGCAAATCCAATTGCCAATATGTATGGGCCGGACTTTCTGCTGTTTTATGCTTTTGTTATTGGGATAACGCTGGTAATATGCTGGTGTAATGTGCGTTATCTCGATGCACCAACAAACTTAGCTCTGCCATTGATTCCTACTAAACCCGATCCCTACGAAATTGCTTATTTGCGGGGTGGAGAGAATGAAGTGACGCGGCTGGCTATTTTTGATTTAATTCAGCGCGGGTATTTGCAAATTGCGGGCGATTATATAGAGAAAGCGCCCGACCAGCCGCACCCGTCGAATCTGACTGCAATCGAGCGCGATGTGTTTAGCTGGTTCTCTTCTCCGCGCAAAGCTAGAGACATTTTCCAATTATCGCTACCGCTATCTGTGAAACAACATTGCACAATCTATGAACAGCGACTGCACAACGAGAAACTGCTTTTGCCAGATGAACTAAAACGCATAGCAGAGCGCGTTCATTGGATAGGGATACTAATCATCCTTGGTTTAGGCGGCTATAAACTTTTAATAGCGCTGGTAAACGGGCGCTTCAATGTCGTATTTCTGATAATCATGGGCTTCATATCGCTGGTTTTGCTGGGAATTATCAGCAACCCACCGCGCTTGAGCCATCGAGGACGAGCTTATCTAGAGCGGCTTCAGCAAACATTTGCAGGACTGAAGGGGCAAGTTTCTAGCGTCACTACTAATAATCCTAATAGTACAGATTTGAGCTTGGTGCTACCTGTAGCCGTCTTTGGCGTAGGGATGCTAGCGGGTACACCCTATGGTGACTTTGAGCAAATGTTTCATAGGTCCACAACTACTAGCAGCGGTACTGGCTGTGGTGGAAGTTGTGGCGGCGGTGATGGCGGTGGCGATGGCGGCGGCGGTGGTTGTGGTGGTGGCTGTGGCGGGTGTGGTGGAGGGTGTGGCGGTTAA
- a CDS encoding TIGR04222 domain-containing membrane protein produces the protein MDMLLHNPIADMYGPQFLLFYSVIIVSTLVVCWRFIQDPTKKQPLPLIPTNPDPYEIAYLRGGETELTKLAVFNLIQRGYLQVKEKSIQQAPNYPDLGGLKLIESEFFKCFYSSHQADEMKFSSFLPVIVREKYAVYEQSLKNEQLLYADEWKAWNVKVGLVGAAIVFTLGSYKLLVALAKGRYNVGLLIVMGVVSLVMLLWLIKQPPRLSDRGQNYLKRLQGTFAQLQEKAKSSIPDALDYKLLVALFGVEALAGTSYDYYRKAFLPPPSPNRLSRRGSNSRQRSSSDSSCSSSSCGSSCSSSFDSSCSSSSSCGSSCSSSSDSSCSGSSCGSSCGGGCGGCGG, from the coding sequence ATGGATATGTTGCTGCATAATCCAATTGCAGATATGTATGGGCCGCAGTTTCTGCTGTTTTACAGCGTTATTATTGTATCGACGCTTGTAGTATGCTGGCGATTCATACAAGACCCAACAAAAAAACAGCCTTTGCCGTTAATTCCTACTAACCCCGACCCCTACGAAATTGCTTACTTGCGAGGCGGCGAAACCGAATTAACTAAGCTAGCAGTCTTTAACTTAATTCAGCGCGGTTATTTGCAAGTCAAGGAAAAATCCATCCAGCAAGCGCCAAATTACCCAGATCTGGGTGGCTTGAAGCTAATAGAAAGCGAGTTCTTTAAGTGTTTTTATTCCTCGCATCAGGCAGATGAGATGAAATTCTCATCGTTCTTACCCGTCATCGTCCGGGAAAAATATGCAGTTTACGAACAGTCGTTGAAAAATGAGCAATTGCTGTATGCGGATGAGTGGAAAGCATGGAACGTGAAAGTCGGCTTAGTAGGCGCAGCGATCGTTTTCACCCTCGGTAGCTACAAGCTCTTGGTAGCCTTGGCTAAAGGACGCTATAACGTGGGTTTGTTGATCGTGATGGGCGTTGTCTCGCTCGTTATGCTGCTTTGGTTGATTAAGCAGCCGCCACGCTTGAGCGATCGCGGACAAAATTATCTCAAGCGACTTCAAGGAACATTCGCGCAGCTCCAAGAGAAGGCAAAATCGAGCATTCCTGATGCACTTGACTACAAATTGCTGGTAGCGCTGTTTGGCGTGGAAGCACTTGCTGGAACTTCCTACGACTACTACCGAAAAGCCTTTCTTCCACCACCTTCGCCTAATCGATTATCGCGTCGAGGATCTAATAGCAGGCAAAGAAGCTCGTCCGATAGCTCGTGCAGTAGTAGTTCCTGCGGTAGCTCGTGTAGTAGCTCGTTCGATAGCTCGTGCAGTAGTAGTAGTTCCTGCGGTAGCTCGTGTAGTAGCTCGTCCGATAGCTCGTGCAGCGGCAGTAGTTGCGGCAGTAGTTGCGGTGGTGGCTGTGGCGGCTGTGGAGGATGA